tatgattttttcctttaatctgcatatttcatgagatatttaaaaaaaacgcgattgtatcgaaaattgaactttgatcgtcctgcggcacgtgttctttttacttaaaaataaaaaaccaaattccccatgtatttttttactaaaaagaaactttttatagggcgcctgagaaaatttaatttttaacgaccaccctactATGTATTGTTGGCCACAAAAAATACATACGAGATCTTCTTcgctgtttttaaattttataaaaattattaatcttcagtaattttttttttacttaaattagatataaacaattttattacaattaaatttcattacatttattttaaataaactaaaaaaaatgttttttactttttttttagggtGGTCCGTTTTGCCCAAccagaaaacaaattttttctgtgGCAACTAAAAATTTGGTTTGATTACTTCCAATGAAAGTCCAAAAAAGAAGATTTCCTGTCTTCAAATccacaaaaattatttccttagTCATCCAGTTCCACAGGCCCTTCCTATGATATtgtatatttaacaatattccatttaaaaaaatatataacccACTATTACCGATGAAATAACATttggttattattttaaaccgCGGTGATAAAATAAGGGAGGAGAAAACATTATCAGTAAATTGAAGATTTACGTATTCATAGAAATATACGTATGTATTTATGTTACGAGAATAGTATAGGGATTCAGGTGTGTTTATGATGAGTGATGCCTCCGACGATTGGTGAGTACGGCGTAAATTCTCTTGAATCAAAACTGGCAGCGATAAATGTCCTGTAGTATTCGCATCACTTGcttttatgtaaatatcttGGCTATAGGAATATATGTTGGGAGGGTGGTGACGTGTATCGATTTGTCGTCCGAGCATTTCACCCtattctctctttctctctctctcttttcaTCAAGCCCTCTGTTCTCTGTTTATGATGCGTTGCCGTAATTTTCACAGCTCCGGAACTCGGCTGTGCGCGAATTGTGGCTACGCACGCTACTAATTCACATTTCTATGCCCAGTTGCGTGTGTTAGTCAAATGGATACTCAACTAATGCGGGTATATATTCACCCACTCTAGTGCTACTTGCATTACCGAAATATAAGCTTGCGATTGTAGaataacaacaacagcagTACCAACAACAACACCAACAACAACACCGACTGTTGTCGAATTAAAATGCATAagattttatcattatttacacgcacaaattattatcataataataacaactcTTCAGTCAACATCTGATAGAATTatataacattaattaaagcTAATTactctaattaattatcaatactcgataataattattattattaattatttgttacacGGGAAAATTAATCgggtgaataattaaaattatttgataattttgttgTCGAATATCTAGAgaagtttttaaaatgacaattaattgtttttttttttttggataaaaattattggggaaaataataattgttgtgATAAAGTTGCGAATTGTCGGCAGTACAGAGGGTGCAATATTGATCCCCTGTTAGTCCAAAATGGCGACGTGGGTGGCACACGCGCTCAATCTTTTCCTTCTTTTGCTGACATTTAATGGGAATCCCGGTTTCACAACAAAGACATTCACGTTTCCTGAATATCCTTACAAGGAGACAAGCAAAAATGTaagttcaataatttaattaaaaacttttatcgttattattattatttactaattaaatcAGCTATCGAATTCGCCATGTTGGATTCTTGGCGCGAGTGTTTGAATTTTAGTACCTCCGTTAACCATTAAAGTTCATgtaataaaactatttttactgtcaattaaaaataaataaattttaattttataaaatgaacagCTAATACAATTTACCAGACAGCACTTAATTagtaaattgtttaaaaaaaaaaaaaagaaatatgcacatgcagaaaattaaaaaagctgtaggggcaattttttaaaatgtttcgtttttatgatttatcgtttctaaaaaaatccaaaaactattaaacgtcggctaacttgcattgtaaaaaatcgggagagaattcggagtaattacggattttatttcaattcgaaTTCACTCGGAGTGCCagagttttagaaaaaatcactccgcatacggagtaaatggGGAATTTTCTTTCAGCGGAGTTATTTCgaagtgatctggatttttatttaaatgcgcattcactccaatttggaattttaattttaaaattaactgtCTTTAGAAGTTGATTTCACTCTGAACcagagtttaaatattaagggcattctcagacagtgcccccactttttaaaaatatgcaatgactttcaactgtcataatcgtattaaaattttattaattaattgaaaaaaaattaaaatcttaattgaaaaaaggacaacgtagtcgtgATTTCGTtaagatatagaatttaaaaaaaattacttacaattgatattaattgggagttaaacaaaatttgttgaataaattttagccaacaaaatttaaaaattcgaattataaaattgacatgacgattttactaacatttatttaacgaattttgtttaactcctaattgatatcaagtgtgaataatttttttttttaatctatatatcggcgaaattacgactacgttgtccttttttcaattaatgctttaattttttttaaattaattgataaaaattttcaactcttatgacagttgaaagtcactgaaaatttctaaaagtgggggcactgtctgagaatggccttaaaataaactcccatTCGAAGTGAATTAAACTCCAAGGGGATGAAGTCAATATACAGTCATCCGCTTCGCGTTTACTTCAAGTCACTCtgagttttagaaaaaatcactccgtatATGGAGTAGAtaaggagtttatttttttaacggagttctttcggagtgatctagattttatttaaatccgcattcactccgattcgaaATTTcacgattaaaataatttccttGAGAAGTGAATTTAACTCCAAgggtataaataaatacgcagTCATCTGCTTCACATTCATTCCGGATCAAATCCGCGTTtactctgaaaattttttgcagtgcacatatttattcttattaaaaaaaaaaaaaaaaacttgatatatatattaaagtcAAGTATTCACATGTTTTCCTAACGACGATAAAATTAgcataatttatattcaatgtATGTGTACTCTTCATAAGGATAAACTCTATTACTTTGTTTATATTGTTGTCTAGGAGCTGATGTTCCGTGAGTTTGAACAAGCTTGCGAAGAAAGTGGTGCTTGCAAGACATTGTCACAACCACGAAGTAGCGTCGCTAAAACACGATGTATACGAGAGTGTGTGTCACCCTCTTGCTACAGagaaatttatctttttgatCAGGTATTTTATcaccaataaatttatcaaactttaaaaaaacaaaactatcTAAGATCAAATATCTTAAAACTTATGACAacgtaatataaaatttatttttaaagcttgAAGAAGGCGAAATAGATGTAAGATTGAACTCATTCAAAGGCTGCTTTATGCAACGAAACGGGAGACCAAAAAAATAGCCCGAGGGAAGCGAGAAAAATTCTCGCGTTAAAAATCAAAGATCCACGAGAACGGCGGATCGATTGTTACTGTAAAGAAGACTAAGTGAAGTATCAGGGTCCAATTAATATAGCTCAGCACTTTCTTCTTATacttattactattactattgttattaataaatactactattgttattgttatcgATGcgcacaaaataattaattattcacttaTCTTCGATAAAAGTTTGATAACAAATATCGAGCAGATTACTATTAAATTTGTCTAttgacatttaattattaaatagtaataacgctcagaaaaaataaatagtttaagagatacacagaaaaaaatgatttcatgacacaaaaaatttttattcaccccaagaaaatttatgatcttgaagttaacagacaattactaatttctttattttttatttcaacaaaacaatttaaaaaatacgcact
This sequence is a window from Microplitis mediator isolate UGA2020A chromosome 3, iyMicMedi2.1, whole genome shotgun sequence. Protein-coding genes within it:
- the LOC130664659 gene encoding uncharacterized protein LOC130664659, with the translated sequence MATWVAHALNLFLLLLTFNGNPGFTTKTFTFPEYPYKETSKNELMFREFEQACEESGACKTLSQPRSSVAKTRCIRECVSPSCYREIYLFDQLEEGEIDVRLNSFKGCFMQRNGRPKK